GCCAGCTCGGGACAAAGCGCTCGCCTTCCTCAAGGCGCACCTCGACACGTCGCAGGAGTTCGACCGCGTCCTCGCCACGCTCGCCGTCGCGCGGGCCGCCGACCGGGCGTCCGCCGGTGACGCCGACCTGATCGACAAGCTGACCGACGCACTGCTTGGCGCCGCGCCGGAGTTCATCTCCGCCCGCCGTCGCCGGATGCTGTACGCCGTGCTGTCGGTGCTCGGGTGCCCGCTGCCGCCCGGCGTCGTACCGGGGGCCGACGAGAGGGCTCCCACCGATCCCATCCACTCCTGGGCGGCCGTCCAGCAGGCCTCCGTGACGCTGATCCTCGCCTCCGCCACGGGAGTCAGCAACGGGGCCGGCGACGCCGCGCTGCGCACGCTGACCTCCATCCGTCCGGCGGCGACGGTGTGGGAGGGGTACGTACTGCTGGACCTGCTGTCGCTGCACGCGCTCGCCGGTGTTCCCGGACAGGAGGCGACGGTGCGCGGTGGCCTGGAGACGCTGCTGCGGCACCAGCGCGCCGACGGCGGCTTCCCGTTCGTGCTGGAGATGCGGAACTGGTGCACCTCGACGGCCGCGATAGCGCTCACCGCGGCCGGCGCCGGACCGGACGTGCCCATGGCCATGGCGAAGATGCTGGCCGCCCATCAGGTCGACGACTCGCGGCGCTCGCTGTGCCGTTCCCTCTCCCGTGGCGCCACGCTCGGCGGCGGCTGGTCCATCGGCCCCGATGTGGCGCAGAACGATGTCGACTGCACCTCGTGCGTCCTGGAACTCCTGCACGAGATCGATCCGGTCGCCTTCGGCGGCACCGTGCGGCGCGGTGTGGACGCGCTGCTGGCCGTCCAGGGCGCCGACGGCGGGTTCCCGACGTACGTCGCGGGCGCCTCCTCCGAACCGTGCATGACCGCCGCGGCCGTCAACGCGCTCGCGCCGCACGCCGCCACCGCCCCCGCGCGGGAGCGCGCCCTGGCGTTCCTCGCCGACAGCCAGCTGCCCGACGGCGGTTTCGAGCCGGGGTGGAGCCGCAGCCGTCTGCACACGATGTTCCGCGCGCGTCTCGCCGCGTGCACCGCGGACCCGCGCGACCGCCGTACGGCCGGGGTGGCCGAGCGGATCGAGCGCTCGGTGTACGACACGCAGAACGCCGACGGGGGCTGGGGCATGCAGCCCGGCGATCCCAGCGACGACATCAGCACCGCCTACGGGCTGATCACGCTGTGCTACGGGGCCGACGCCCGGCCCGTCGGGCGCGCCCTGTCCTGGCTGCTGGCACGGCAGCGGGCGGACGGCGGATACGGCGGCCCGCCCGACATGGTCGGCCCCCGCCCGTTCTCCTACCATCTGCCGGTCCTCACCGACATTCCCGTGCTCCTGGCGTTCGGCCATGTGCGTTCCCGGGTCCAGGGCGCGGCGACCCGGCTCCAGGGGGTGGCTTGAGCGCACCGCCAAGCCGGCGCCAACTCGCGGCACAGTGGGGGCCAAGGTACGGAGCCAGACTTGGGAGCGTCGAGCGCCGGGAGCGACCACGGTGACGTGCCCCGTGCAAGGGCGGTCGACCGGCCCGATCCAAGCAGACATCCAAGATCGACACGTGGGGGATTCAATGTCCGGAGCCGCTGACGTCGAACGCGTTTACTCGGCCATGGAGAGAGCCGCTGGGCTGCTAGACCTGACCTGCGCACGAGAGAAGATCCTGCCGATCCTGACCGCGTACAAGGAGGCGCTCGCCGATTCGGTGATCGTCTTCTCGATGTCCGGCGGCGACCACTCCGCGGAGCTGGACTTCAGCTTCACGATCCCTTCGGGGGACGTCGATCCGTACGCCTTCGGTCCGTCGACCGGCATCCCGACGGAGACGGACCATCCCATCGCCTCCCTGCTCTCGGACACCGGGGAGCGGTGCCCCGTCGCCATGTACGGCGTCGACGGCGAGGTCTCCGGCGGCTTCAAGAAGACCTACGCGGCCTTCCCCATCAATGACTTGCTGGATCTGTCGAAGCTCGTCGCCGTACCGTCCATGCCGCCGGCCGTCGCGGAGAACGCCGAACTCTTCGCCCGGTACGGCCTGGACAAGGTGCAGGGAATCTCGATCGACTACCAGCGCAAGCAGGTGAATCTGTACTGCGGTGACATTCCCGCGGAATCCCTCGAACCGGAGACGGTCCGGTCGATGCTCCGCGAGATGGGGCTGCGGGAGCCGAGCGAGGAAGGGCTGGAATTCGTGAGGAAGTCGTTCGCGGTCTATCCGACCCTCAGCTGGGATTCGTCGAGGATCGAGCGGATCTGCTTCGCGGTGATCAGCACGGATCCGACCCTGGCCCCCACTCGGGTGGAATCGGATGTCGCGCTGTTCTCGAAGTACGCGAACAACGCGCCGTACGCGTACGCCGGGGAGCGCCGCACGCTCATCTACGGTCTCGCTGTTTCACCCACCAAGGAGTACATCAAGCTCGGTTCGTACTACCAGATCAGCGATCACCAGCGGAAGTTGGTCAAGGCGTTCGACGCCCTTGAGGACTAGAGCTCCTGGCACGGGACAGGGGACGCGCACCACTCGCGGGAGCGAGGGTGCGCGTCCCCCTTCGTCCTTTGCCTCAGCTGTCGAGCACGCCGCGCAGGGCGTCGGCGAACAGCCGGGGCCCGTCGACGGTCAGCACCGACTCGGCGTGGAACTGGAAAGAGGCGAAGTGCGGACCGCGCAGCATGTCCACCTCTCCGGTGGCCGGGTCGCCGCTGACCCGTACCCGTCCCACCCCCGGCACATCACGGTGGCCGGTGCGGCTGACGGCGGCGAAGGTGTTGTAGTAGCCGACCCGTTCGGGCCGGCCGAAGAGGTCGATGGAGCGCTGCACGCCCTGGTTGGGCTCGGCCCGCCGCGACAGGTCGAGGCCGAGCCTGCGGCTGAGCACCTGGTGACTCAGGCAGACCGCCAGGAAGGGGATACGGTCGGCCAGCAGCCTCTCCACGGCCGCGTCCAGTGCCGCGATCTTCGGATCGTGGAGGGCGAGGGGGTTGCCGGGACCGGGCCCCATGATGACGAGGTCGTACCCGTCGAGCGCGTACGGCGCGTCGTAGCGCAGCACCTCTGCGGTGGGCCCGAGTGCCTCCAGCTGCTGCACCATCATGGCGGTGAACGCGTCCTCGGCGTCGACCACCAGGATCTTCAGCCCCTCCAGCTCGGGCACGGTCAGTGGCCGGGTGGCGGTGGACGCGAGCCAGAAGTCGGCGATGCCGGTGTTACGGGCGCGCAGG
This window of the Streptomyces niveus genome carries:
- a CDS encoding prenyltransferase/squalene oxidase repeat-containing protein, with the protein product MRSPKLPRSAPIPWPAEVDPDHVRQATSGLIAHVSGRVDPGGAIREECRSRVLETALALTLMTRTGVNSPARDKALAFLKAHLDTSQEFDRVLATLAVARAADRASAGDADLIDKLTDALLGAAPEFISARRRRMLYAVLSVLGCPLPPGVVPGADERAPTDPIHSWAAVQQASVTLILASATGVSNGAGDAALRTLTSIRPAATVWEGYVLLDLLSLHALAGVPGQEATVRGGLETLLRHQRADGGFPFVLEMRNWCTSTAAIALTAAGAGPDVPMAMAKMLAAHQVDDSRRSLCRSLSRGATLGGGWSIGPDVAQNDVDCTSCVLELLHEIDPVAFGGTVRRGVDALLAVQGADGGFPTYVAGASSEPCMTAAAVNALAPHAATAPARERALAFLADSQLPDGGFEPGWSRSRLHTMFRARLAACTADPRDRRTAGVAERIERSVYDTQNADGGWGMQPGDPSDDISTAYGLITLCYGADARPVGRALSWLLARQRADGGYGGPPDMVGPRPFSYHLPVLTDIPVLLAFGHVRSRVQGAATRLQGVA
- a CDS encoding aromatic prenyltransferase, which codes for MSGAADVERVYSAMERAAGLLDLTCAREKILPILTAYKEALADSVIVFSMSGGDHSAELDFSFTIPSGDVDPYAFGPSTGIPTETDHPIASLLSDTGERCPVAMYGVDGEVSGGFKKTYAAFPINDLLDLSKLVAVPSMPPAVAENAELFARYGLDKVQGISIDYQRKQVNLYCGDIPAESLEPETVRSMLREMGLREPSEEGLEFVRKSFAVYPTLSWDSSRIERICFAVISTDPTLAPTRVESDVALFSKYANNAPYAYAGERRTLIYGLAVSPTKEYIKLGSYYQISDHQRKLVKAFDALED